One stretch of Amycolatopsis tolypomycina DNA includes these proteins:
- a CDS encoding class II fructose-bisphosphate aldolase, which translates to MNWAGLLDDLRTRRRAIGAFNAILIEHAEAVVAGAELCGLPVVLQISQNAVRYHGALAPFAAACLRLAESATVPVLVHLDHIEDEDLIREGLDLGITSVMFDAAALPYAENVIRTKAVVERCHAAGCRVEAELGEIGGKDGAHAPGVRTDPAEAREFVTATGVDSLAVAVGSSHAMADRSAVLDEPLIAALADSAGVPLVLHGSSGVSDEGLRGAVASGIAKVNIGTRLNQVLTASVRSALGQHATLTDPRRYLAPGRAAVRDEVARLLALLAR; encoded by the coding sequence ATGAACTGGGCCGGTTTGCTGGACGACCTGCGCACGCGGCGGCGCGCGATCGGGGCGTTCAACGCGATCCTGATCGAGCACGCCGAGGCCGTCGTGGCCGGGGCGGAGCTGTGCGGGCTCCCGGTGGTCCTGCAGATCTCGCAGAACGCCGTCCGCTACCACGGTGCGCTCGCGCCGTTCGCGGCCGCCTGCCTGCGGCTGGCGGAGAGCGCGACCGTGCCCGTCCTGGTCCACCTCGACCACATCGAGGACGAGGACCTGATCCGCGAGGGGCTCGACCTGGGCATCACGTCGGTGATGTTCGACGCGGCCGCGCTGCCGTACGCGGAGAACGTGATTCGGACGAAGGCGGTGGTCGAACGCTGCCACGCGGCGGGCTGCCGCGTCGAGGCGGAACTCGGCGAGATCGGCGGCAAGGACGGCGCCCACGCCCCCGGCGTCCGCACGGACCCGGCCGAGGCCCGCGAGTTCGTCACCGCGACGGGCGTGGACTCCCTCGCGGTGGCCGTCGGCTCGTCGCACGCGATGGCGGACCGCAGCGCGGTGCTCGACGAGCCGCTGATCGCGGCGCTCGCGGACAGTGCAGGAGTGCCGCTGGTGCTGCACGGGTCCTCGGGCGTGTCCGACGAGGGCCTGCGCGGCGCGGTGGCGAGCGGCATCGCCAAGGTGAACATCGGCACCCGGTTGAACCAGGTGCTGACGGCCTCGGTGCGCTCGGCGCTGGGGCAGCACGCGACGCTCACGGACCCCCGCCGCTACCTGGCACCCGGCCGGGCCGCGGTGCGGGACGAGGTGGCTCGGTTGCTGGCTCTGCTGGCGAGGTGA
- a CDS encoding 1-phosphofructokinase family hexose kinase — protein sequence MTPRIVTVTLNPAVDVTYRVDELRLGGTTRVPDVRSRAGGKGVNVAAVVRELGGESLVLALTTTGAPDEFRAGLDRLGLAHRLVPALPEVRRTVAVVTSAGGTTMLQEAGPPAGGTAEAGILAALRAELPAGAVVISGSVPAGLGADVPAKLARLCARSGVPVIADVSGAALHEAAGSGAVLMPNEDELTELGGREACRELVAAGTPAVVATFGRAGAIAVTAQGAWRARPAEVVTGNSAGAGDAGAAALALRLAASEVDWPRALADVVATSAAAVARPVAGEIDVAARDRWIREIKVERVR from the coding sequence ATGACGCCGCGGATCGTGACCGTCACCCTCAACCCCGCCGTCGACGTCACCTACCGGGTCGACGAGCTGCGCCTGGGCGGGACCACGCGGGTGCCGGACGTCCGGTCCCGGGCCGGCGGCAAGGGCGTCAACGTCGCGGCGGTGGTCCGCGAGCTGGGTGGCGAGAGCCTGGTGCTGGCGCTGACCACGACCGGGGCGCCGGACGAGTTCCGGGCCGGGCTCGACCGGCTGGGCCTGGCCCACCGGCTCGTCCCGGCCCTTCCCGAGGTGCGCCGGACGGTGGCGGTGGTGACCTCCGCCGGCGGGACGACGATGCTGCAGGAGGCCGGCCCGCCGGCCGGCGGGACCGCGGAGGCGGGCATCCTCGCCGCGCTCCGGGCCGAGCTGCCGGCCGGCGCCGTCGTGATCTCCGGGAGCGTGCCCGCGGGGCTCGGCGCCGACGTCCCAGCGAAGCTGGCCCGGCTGTGCGCCCGGTCCGGCGTGCCGGTCATCGCCGACGTCTCCGGCGCCGCCCTCCACGAGGCCGCCGGGAGCGGCGCGGTGCTCATGCCGAACGAAGACGAGCTGACGGAACTGGGCGGCCGGGAAGCGTGCCGGGAGCTCGTGGCCGCGGGCACCCCGGCGGTGGTGGCGACCTTCGGCCGGGCCGGCGCGATCGCCGTTACCGCGCAGGGTGCCTGGCGGGCCCGGCCCGCCGAAGTCGTCACCGGCAATTCCGCCGGTGCGGGAGACGCGGGAGCCGCGGCGCTGGCCCTGCGGCTGGCGGCGTCCGAAGTGGACTGGCCGCGGGCGCTCGCGGACGTCGTCGCCACGTCGGCCGCGGCGGTGGCGCGGCCCGTCGCGGGCGAGATCGACGTCGCGGCCCGCGACCGGTGGATCCGGGAGATCAAGGTGGAGAGGGTGCGATGA
- a CDS encoding DMT family transporter has protein sequence MSFTRANGWIPYAGLLVVFWGVWGALSSLPTKLYAYPDPMVYVVWALTMLVPAYFSLRGKRFDRGRAAAGYGLLIGLTGAGGQLLLFKALTIGPAYVIFPIVALSPAITVLLAFAALRERLGGWSWAGVVLALVAIVLFSVSTGDGGADGWLYLVLAVLICVAWGVQAFFMRKAALAGVDDAATFGWMTISGLLLIPVAVLMMGGLPLGFPWQAPALTAGTQLLNAVGALFLVMAMSRGKASIVAPVTNALAPVLTIVLSLLFFGAAPTGFQLAGIVLALAGSTLMVYRSEKSSEPVAGSAAS, from the coding sequence ATGTCTTTCACGCGTGCGAACGGCTGGATCCCGTACGCGGGACTGCTGGTGGTGTTCTGGGGTGTGTGGGGAGCCCTGTCCAGCCTGCCCACCAAGCTCTACGCCTACCCCGACCCGATGGTGTACGTGGTCTGGGCGCTGACCATGCTCGTGCCCGCGTACTTCTCCCTGCGGGGCAAGAGGTTCGACCGCGGCCGGGCCGCCGCGGGGTACGGGCTGCTGATCGGGCTCACCGGGGCGGGCGGGCAGCTGCTGCTGTTCAAGGCCCTCACGATCGGCCCGGCGTACGTGATCTTCCCGATCGTCGCGCTGTCGCCCGCCATCACGGTGCTGCTGGCCTTCGCCGCGTTGCGGGAACGCCTCGGCGGGTGGTCGTGGGCCGGTGTGGTGCTCGCGCTCGTCGCGATCGTGCTGTTCTCCGTGTCCACAGGGGACGGTGGCGCCGACGGGTGGCTCTACCTCGTGCTGGCCGTACTGATCTGCGTGGCGTGGGGCGTGCAGGCGTTCTTCATGCGCAAGGCCGCGCTCGCCGGCGTCGACGACGCTGCGACGTTCGGCTGGATGACGATCAGCGGGCTGCTGCTGATCCCGGTCGCCGTGCTGATGATGGGCGGGCTGCCGCTGGGCTTCCCGTGGCAGGCGCCCGCGCTCACCGCGGGCACCCAGCTGCTCAACGCGGTCGGCGCGCTGTTCCTCGTGATGGCGATGAGCCGCGGCAAGGCGTCGATCGTGGCGCCGGTGACCAACGCGCTCGCGCCGGTGCTGACCATCGTGCTGTCGCTGCTGTTCTTCGGGGCGGCACCGACCGGGTTCCAGCTCGCGGGCATCGTGCTGGCCCTGGCCGGCTCGACGCTGATGGTGTACCGCTCGGAGAAGAGCAGCGAGCCGGTGGCCGGCAGCGCGGCGTCATGA
- a CDS encoding N-acetylglucosamine kinase, giving the protein MYLGVDGGGTKTAFCLVEPGGRVVAEARTASVYYLSEGLRIVEPLLRQGIGEACLAAGMAVSDIAYAFFGLPAYGEVSADVPELDAVPARILGTRNYRCGNDMVCGWAGSLGAVDGINVVAGTGSIAYGEHDGRQWRGGGWSELFGDEGSGYWVAIQGLNAFSRMVDGRLPPGPLVDELRRALGLAVDFDAIDVVVNRWHGDRGRIAALSKVVVRAADAGDAVATGVLREAGRELALLVDVGRAALGFDATHRVPLSYSGGVFGSAHVLSSFRDALASAYDLRAPLLEPHVGAALYAARLHGHPLRAEQVHSTASLPR; this is encoded by the coding sequence GTGTACCTCGGTGTCGACGGCGGGGGGACGAAGACGGCGTTCTGCCTGGTCGAGCCCGGCGGCCGGGTCGTGGCGGAGGCCAGGACCGCGAGCGTCTACTACCTGAGCGAAGGGCTGCGGATCGTGGAACCCCTGTTGCGCCAGGGGATCGGCGAAGCCTGCCTCGCCGCGGGCATGGCGGTCTCGGACATCGCGTACGCCTTCTTCGGCCTGCCCGCCTACGGCGAGGTCAGTGCCGACGTGCCGGAGCTCGACGCGGTCCCCGCCCGGATCCTCGGGACGCGGAACTACCGCTGTGGCAACGACATGGTCTGCGGCTGGGCCGGGTCGCTGGGCGCGGTCGACGGCATCAACGTCGTCGCCGGCACCGGCTCGATCGCCTACGGCGAGCACGACGGCAGGCAGTGGCGCGGGGGTGGCTGGAGCGAGCTGTTCGGCGACGAAGGCTCCGGCTACTGGGTCGCGATCCAGGGCCTGAACGCGTTCAGCCGGATGGTCGACGGGCGGCTGCCGCCCGGCCCGCTCGTCGACGAGCTGCGCCGCGCGCTCGGCCTCGCCGTCGACTTCGACGCGATCGACGTCGTCGTCAACCGGTGGCACGGCGACCGGGGCCGGATCGCCGCGCTGAGCAAGGTCGTGGTCCGGGCCGCCGACGCCGGCGACGCGGTCGCGACCGGGGTGCTGCGGGAAGCCGGCCGGGAGCTCGCGCTGCTCGTGGACGTCGGCCGGGCGGCGCTGGGATTCGACGCCACGCACCGGGTTCCGCTGTCGTACTCGGGCGGGGTGTTCGGTTCGGCGCACGTGCTGTCGTCGTTCCGCGACGCGCTCGCCTCGGCGTACGACCTCCGCGCGCCGCTGCTGGAACCGCACGTCGGTGCCGCGCTCTACGCGGCGCGCCTGCACGGACACCCGCTGCGGGCCGAGCAAGTCCACTCGACCGCGTCCCTGCCTCGCTGA
- a CDS encoding SIS domain-containing protein — MHSNGRWPGESRTAREIGQQPATWLRVADAVRRARPEIERLLDLPGARIVLTGAGTSAFVGEVVARDLARHLGRPVEAIATTEIVADPAAAVVDDRPILLVSFARSGNSPESVAAADLLRRLAPGLRHLVITCDPEGQLARRWSGAPDAVVVALPDEVNDRGFAMTSSFTGMALSALLAFGVDIDVEALARAGSTVLDGAAEHAPAIAGAKPARLVFLGSGPLRGLAREAALKCLELTRGQVVGLADSALGFRHGPKSVLDERTIAVVFLSTDPYARQYDVDIARELVQSLGEERVVVVGDATECGGARVWPVPALPGSPLAGHALLAVIAAQATALACSLALGVTPDNPFPDGEVNRVVRGVVIHEFDPAEVG, encoded by the coding sequence ATGCACAGCAACGGGCGGTGGCCCGGGGAAAGCCGGACCGCGCGGGAGATCGGGCAGCAGCCCGCCACCTGGCTCCGGGTGGCGGACGCCGTGCGGCGGGCCCGGCCGGAGATCGAGAGGCTGCTCGACCTCCCGGGCGCGCGGATCGTGCTCACCGGTGCCGGGACTTCGGCGTTCGTCGGCGAAGTCGTGGCCCGCGACCTCGCGCGGCACCTGGGCCGGCCGGTCGAGGCGATTGCCACCACGGAGATCGTCGCCGACCCGGCCGCCGCGGTCGTGGACGACCGGCCGATCCTCCTGGTGTCCTTCGCGCGCAGCGGGAACAGCCCCGAGTCCGTCGCGGCGGCGGACCTGCTGCGGCGGCTGGCGCCCGGGCTGCGGCACCTGGTGATCACGTGCGACCCGGAGGGACAGCTGGCCCGGCGGTGGTCCGGCGCACCGGACGCGGTCGTGGTCGCCCTCCCCGACGAGGTCAACGACCGCGGGTTCGCGATGACGTCGTCGTTCACCGGGATGGCCCTGTCCGCCCTGCTCGCCTTCGGCGTGGACATCGACGTCGAGGCGCTGGCGCGGGCCGGGTCCACTGTGCTCGACGGTGCCGCCGAACACGCGCCGGCGATCGCCGGCGCCAAGCCGGCCCGGCTGGTTTTCCTCGGCTCCGGGCCCCTGCGCGGGCTGGCGCGGGAGGCCGCGCTCAAGTGCCTCGAGCTGACCCGGGGCCAGGTGGTCGGCCTCGCCGACTCCGCGCTGGGCTTCCGGCACGGACCGAAGTCGGTGCTCGACGAGCGCACCATCGCCGTCGTCTTCCTCTCCACCGATCCGTACGCGCGGCAGTACGACGTGGACATCGCGCGCGAGCTGGTGCAGTCCCTCGGCGAGGAGCGGGTGGTCGTGGTGGGCGACGCCACCGAGTGCGGGGGTGCCCGGGTCTGGCCCGTGCCCGCGCTGCCCGGCTCACCCCTGGCCGGGCACGCGTTGCTCGCCGTCATCGCGGCGCAGGCCACCGCGCTCGCCTGTTCGCTCGCGCTGGGCGTCACCCCGGACAACCCGTTCCCCGACGGGGAAGTGAACCGCGTCGTGCGGGGCGTGGTCATCCACGAGTTCGATCCCGCGGAGGTGGGCTGA